A DNA window from Pseudomonas tohonis contains the following coding sequences:
- a CDS encoding DUF6348 family protein has protein sequence MEPVSVSQLLAALFEAHGVEFVVHEGWVAPGGRLPAIRATWYPRGKTGRLDVDVLLEDDNRQFQEAFAGVGEGEAGLRDAWENFCLNSFHVLLSALWGHVDDDQVTVETWQVGGQRFEAHLGNVCTRGADGKVAQLPADLFPSIEAQIRALPLDGRIHWFRHFFCAFDNQRTVEVLFDNEPWPAGMERFAGLAWEDSEAYYSARNFLVIKPVPS, from the coding sequence ATGGAACCGGTCTCCGTTTCGCAGCTCCTGGCTGCACTGTTCGAAGCCCATGGCGTCGAGTTCGTCGTGCACGAGGGCTGGGTCGCGCCGGGAGGCCGGCTGCCGGCGATCCGTGCCACCTGGTATCCCCGCGGCAAGACCGGTCGGCTCGACGTGGACGTATTGCTGGAGGACGACAACCGCCAGTTCCAGGAGGCTTTCGCCGGTGTGGGCGAGGGCGAGGCGGGCCTGCGCGACGCCTGGGAGAACTTCTGCCTCAACAGTTTCCACGTGCTGCTCTCGGCGCTGTGGGGCCATGTCGATGACGACCAGGTGACGGTGGAGACCTGGCAGGTGGGCGGACAGCGCTTCGAGGCGCACCTGGGCAACGTCTGCACGCGGGGCGCCGATGGCAAGGTGGCGCAGCTACCGGCCGACCTGTTCCCCAGCATCGAGGCGCAGATCCGCGCGCTGCCGCTGGATGGGCGCATCCACTGGTTCCGCCACTTCTTCTGCGCCTTCGACAACCAGCGCACGGTGGAGGTGCTGTTCGACAACGAGCCCTGGCCGGCGGGGATGGAGCGCTTCGCAGGGCTGGCCTGGGAGGATTCCGAGGCGTACTACAGCGCGCGGAACTTCTTGGTGATCAAGCCCGTCCCGTCCTGA
- the glyA gene encoding serine hydroxymethyltransferase — translation MFSRDLTLARYDAELFAAMEQEAQRQEEHIELIASENYTSPAVMEAQGSVLTNKYAEGYPGKRYYGGCEYVDVVEQLAIDRAKELFGADYANVQPHAGSQANAAVYLALLSAGDTILGMSLAHGGHLTHGASVSSSGKLYNAVQYGITDAGLIDYDEVERLAVEHKPKMIVAGFSAYSQVLDFARFRAIADKVGAYLFVDMAHVAGLVAAGVYPNPVPFADVVTTTTHKTLRGPRGGLILARKNEEIEKKLNSAVFPGAQGGPLEHVIAAKAVCFKEALQPEFKTYQQQVVKNAQAMAQVFIDRGFDVVSGGTQNHLFLLSLIKQDITGKDADAALGRAFITVNKNSVPNDPRSPFVTSGLRIGTPAVTTRGFKEVECRELATWICDILENMGDESVVDRVREQVKAICAKLPVYGN, via the coding sequence ATGTTCAGCCGTGATTTGACCCTCGCCCGCTACGATGCCGAACTCTTCGCCGCGATGGAGCAGGAAGCCCAGCGCCAGGAAGAGCACATCGAGCTCATCGCCTCCGAGAACTACACCAGCCCGGCGGTGATGGAAGCCCAGGGTTCGGTACTGACCAACAAGTACGCCGAGGGGTACCCGGGCAAGCGCTACTACGGCGGTTGCGAGTACGTCGACGTCGTCGAGCAGCTGGCCATCGACCGCGCCAAGGAGCTGTTCGGCGCCGACTACGCCAACGTCCAGCCGCATGCCGGCTCCCAGGCCAACGCCGCGGTCTACCTGGCCCTCCTGTCGGCCGGCGACACCATCCTCGGCATGAGCCTGGCCCACGGCGGCCACCTGACCCACGGCGCCTCCGTCTCCTCCTCCGGCAAGCTGTACAACGCCGTGCAGTACGGCATCACCGACGCCGGCCTGATCGACTACGACGAAGTCGAGCGCCTGGCCGTCGAGCACAAGCCGAAGATGATCGTCGCCGGCTTCTCCGCCTATTCGCAGGTGCTGGACTTCGCCCGCTTCCGCGCCATCGCCGACAAGGTAGGCGCCTACCTGTTCGTCGACATGGCCCACGTGGCCGGCCTGGTCGCCGCCGGTGTGTACCCGAACCCGGTGCCCTTCGCCGACGTGGTCACCACCACCACCCACAAGACCCTGCGCGGCCCGCGCGGTGGCCTGATCCTGGCGCGCAAGAACGAGGAGATCGAGAAGAAGCTCAACTCCGCCGTCTTCCCGGGCGCCCAGGGTGGCCCGCTGGAGCACGTGATCGCCGCCAAGGCCGTGTGCTTCAAGGAAGCCCTGCAGCCCGAGTTCAAGACCTACCAGCAGCAAGTGGTGAAGAACGCCCAGGCGATGGCCCAGGTATTCATCGACCGTGGCTTCGACGTGGTCTCCGGCGGTACCCAGAACCACCTGTTCCTGCTGTCGCTGATCAAGCAGGACATCACCGGTAAGGATGCCGACGCCGCCCTGGGTCGCGCCTTCATCACCGTGAACAAGAACAGCGTGCCGAACGACCCGCGCTCGCCCTTCGTCACCTCCGGCCTGCGCATCGGCACCCCGGCCGTGACCACCCGCGGCTTCAAGGAAGTCGAGTGCCGCGAGCTGGCCACCTGGATCTGCGACATCCTCGAGAACATGGGCGACGAGTCCGTGGTCGACCGCGTTCGCGAACAGGTCAAGGCCATCTGCGCCAAGCTGCCGGTCTACGGCAACTGA
- a CDS encoding DUF4241 domain-containing protein: protein MNRHFARLALLLALPALHAEAAAPKGHPLFDAAFTEGYQVRVEDLDYRFYAQTIGELELPTGQLVACDPLVSCDGPFIQAVPKGRYPLQLAIARIGDDERVAFARIVFAPGPATRWEMALVKGQDPATLAPDEFFGYGVDSGTGGFMDAAALRSYEARRNQEGEAFDERLFAELDKTYQHTRSWYLLPTDAGNVAFFSSGYGDGAYPSYFGYDADGRLVAVVTDFLLVPER, encoded by the coding sequence ATGAACCGACACTTCGCCAGGCTTGCGCTGTTGCTGGCCCTGCCAGCGCTCCACGCAGAGGCCGCCGCACCGAAGGGCCACCCGCTGTTCGACGCCGCCTTCACCGAGGGTTACCAGGTACGGGTGGAGGACCTCGACTACCGCTTCTACGCCCAAACCATCGGCGAACTGGAGCTGCCCACCGGGCAACTGGTGGCCTGCGACCCCCTGGTGAGTTGCGACGGCCCCTTCATCCAGGCCGTGCCCAAGGGGCGCTACCCGCTGCAGCTGGCCATCGCCAGGATCGGCGATGACGAACGCGTGGCCTTCGCCCGCATCGTCTTCGCCCCCGGCCCGGCGACCCGCTGGGAGATGGCGCTGGTGAAGGGCCAGGACCCGGCCACCCTGGCCCCGGACGAATTCTTCGGCTACGGGGTGGACAGCGGCACCGGCGGCTTCATGGATGCCGCCGCCCTGCGCAGCTACGAGGCCCGCCGAAACCAGGAGGGCGAGGCCTTCGACGAACGCCTGTTCGCCGAGCTGGACAAGACCTACCAGCACACCCGCAGCTGGTACCTGCTGCCGACCGACGCCGGCAATGTGGCGTTCTTCTCCAGCGGCTACGGCGACGGCGCCTACCCCAGCTACTTCGGCTACGACGCCGACGGCCGGCTGGTGGCGGTGGTGACCGATTTCCTGCTGGTGCCCGAGCGCTGA